A stretch of Henckelia pumila isolate YLH828 chromosome 4, ASM3356847v2, whole genome shotgun sequence DNA encodes these proteins:
- the LOC140867649 gene encoding uncharacterized protein, protein MAANSVTKLTDPNTDICMAMPEDRDHRPIQRSRRTKAKGGESCNGQKKKQRLRGMGVAQLERLRVEDLKKMTEINENNQALNFPLPSSFVDPTPVNVSGPVQFPKLGGFGAPNFGAGKMGFNNPNERLGFNIGQVGFGGNFVPDYHFPADVFEVKGSNSLDAFSSNPNVVKSCTQLCISCQERKKISGQNLISCCGMKPEFSGCGFLGLNVGQTTYIKRENQGLATKVRPEPNVAYTIRNGQPGVEIVAVHKKGSPSSSTTSSSEAGNALVMEYEFFPSGKGMKSNMNSNNNEYVMMKLMAGWGSESVNIGDQSCCGASSTAALTGLDGSTGSIDLSLKLSY, encoded by the exons ATGGCTGCTAATTCTGTTACCAAGCTCACTGATCCCAACACCGACATCTGTATGGCCATGCCGGAAGACCGCGATCACCGCCCAATACAGCGCTCCCGCCGGACAAAGGCCAAGGGTGGCGAGTCTTGCAATGGGCAGAAGAAAAAGCAGAGGCTCAGAGGGATGGGGGTGGCTCAACTTGAGCGCCTCAGGgttgaagatttgaagaaaatGACTGAGATTAACGAAAATAATCAAGCACTCAACTTTCCCTTACCCTCTTCTTTTGTTGATCCTACTCCTGTCAATGTTTCCGGCCCTGTTCAGTTTCCCAAGCTGGGTGGTTTCGGGGCTCCCAATTTCGGTGCGGGGAAAATGGGGTTCAATAATCCAAACGAAAGATTGGGGTTTAATATTGGTCAGGTGGGTTTTGGAGGTAATTTTGTGCCTGATTATCATTTTCCAGCAGATGTGTTTGAAGTTAAGGGATCAAATAGCTTGGATGCTTTTTCTTCTAACCCAAATGTTGTGAAGAGTTGCACTCAGCTCTGCATTTCTTGTCaagag AGAAAGAAAATCAGTGGTCAAAATTTAATTAGCTGCTGTGGAATGAAGCCTGAGTTTAGTGGGTGTGGATTCTTGGGGTTAAATGTTGGACAAACTACCTACATCAAGCGAGAAAATCAAGGGCTTGCAACAAAAGTACGGCCGGAACCTAACGTGGCATACACCATTCGTAATGGCCAACCG GGTGTAGAGATCGTGGCAGTTCACAAAAAAGGGTCACCTTCGTCATCAACAACATCAAGTTCAGAAGCTGGGAATGCATTGGTTATGGAGTATGAGTTTTTCCCATCTGGTAAAGGTATGAAAAGCAACATGAACTCAAACAACAATGAGTATGTGATGATGAAGCTAATGGCGGGGTGGGGTTCAGAATCTGTGAATATCGGAGATCAATCTTGTTGCGGAGCCAGCAGCACTGCAGCACTGACTGGTTTGGATGGCTCCACCGGTTCTATTGATCTGTCTCTCAAGCTTTCTTATTAG